A section of the Rummeliibacillus pycnus genome encodes:
- a CDS encoding ABC transporter permease gives MTNVHEISVKDEWFKPKVKNAEKAEIVVRPSLSYWADAWRRLKKNKLAMFGLFFLIFLGLAAIFVPMLSPHSVTTMDLPNQNKPPSSTNWFGTDEMGRDVFTRTWYGARISLFVGLMAAIIDVTIGIIYGGISGYKGGKVDLLMMRIIEILYGLPHLLVVILLLVVMEPSLTTIIVALTITGWVGMARIVRGQVLQIKNYEFVTASKSFGAKTFRIIRKNLLPNTMGPIIVQMTLTVPSAIFAEAFLSFLGLGIQAPFASWGVMANDALPVILSGYWWRLFFPALFIAITMFAFNVLGDGLQDALDPKLRG, from the coding sequence ATGACAAATGTTCACGAAATTAGCGTAAAAGACGAATGGTTCAAGCCCAAAGTAAAAAATGCAGAAAAAGCAGAAATTGTTGTTCGGCCATCCCTTTCCTATTGGGCTGATGCATGGAGACGTTTAAAGAAAAACAAATTAGCGATGTTTGGTCTATTTTTTTTAATTTTCTTAGGACTGGCAGCTATTTTTGTACCAATGTTATCTCCACATTCGGTCACTACTATGGATCTACCAAATCAAAACAAACCACCTTCTAGCACTAATTGGTTTGGAACAGATGAGATGGGGCGAGATGTTTTTACGAGAACATGGTATGGAGCACGTATTTCGTTATTTGTTGGCTTAATGGCAGCTATTATTGATGTCACGATAGGCATTATTTATGGTGGAATAAGTGGCTATAAGGGAGGAAAGGTTGACTTATTGATGATGCGAATTATTGAGATTTTATACGGTTTGCCACATTTATTAGTCGTAATCCTTCTATTGGTAGTTATGGAACCGAGTTTAACAACGATCATTGTTGCATTAACCATTACAGGATGGGTAGGTATGGCACGAATTGTACGTGGGCAAGTTTTACAGATTAAAAATTATGAATTTGTAACAGCTTCAAAATCATTTGGTGCTAAAACATTCAGAATTATTAGAAAAAATTTACTTCCAAATACAATGGGACCTATTATTGTTCAAATGACCTTAACAGTACCTAGTGCAATTTTTGCAGAAGCATTTTTAAGCTTTTTGGGTTTAGGTATACAAGCACCATTTGCGAGTTGGGGTGTAATGGCAAACGATGCATTGCCAGTTATTTTATCAGGTTACTGGTGGAGATTATTTTTCCCTGCATTGTTTATAGCAATTACGATGTTTGCATTTAATGTTTTAGGTGATGGGTTACAAGATGCTCTTGATCCAAAACTTAGGGGGTGA